AGCCTGCGGTCCCGTCGATGGTCAGCCCATCGACCGGGCGCAAGGTCAGTTCGATCTCCGCGCCTTTCACCTGCGCATTGCCGGCATTGGCCGGGGCGGCACAGGCCGGGCTTACGCTGGGCGGACAGGCAAACAAGGTCAGTTGCATATCCTTATAATCGTTGAGGAAAACAGCGCCGTTCAACCGCGCTGTCCGCCCTCCCAGATCGGCCTTGAAACCGGCTTCATAAGCCGTCACCGTTTCCGGGCCGAAATTGCGGACCTGATCGGGTACGAAGGGACGCGGATTGATGCCGCCGCCCTTGAAGCCCGTGGACACCTGCGCATAAGTCATCAGCGCCTCGTTCCAGCGATAGTTGACGCCGATGCGGTAATCGACATGGGTCTTCTTATAGGTGCCTGAAACACCGTCCAGGCCGAAGATCAGGAAGTTTGGCGCAAAGAAGGCAGGGGAAATCGGCGTGCCGTCGGTATTTCTGCGACTGAAAGTATAGGTTTTCTTGTCATTGGTGTAACGAAGCCCGCCGATAATGCTAAATCCCGTAAACGGCGTGACTTCTCCATGGGCGAAGACGGAATAATTGCGATTGGTGACGGGATCGTTGGTCAAGAAGTTAAACAGCGAATCGGGTATTTCTACCCTGGAACGCAACCGATCCTTGGCATCATAGTAAAATCCGCCAACGGTGTAGTTCAGGACTGTTCCGACCTTGCCGCTCAGGCGGAGTTCCTGCGTGAATTGCTTGTGGCTGAAGCGCAGCGCCTGATTCAAGATCGCGAGCGGCGACCCGTCGAAATCAGACGCACTGGTGCCGCTCGCGTCACGATAGGCCGTGATGGATTTAAGGCTGAGCGCATCACTCAGTTCGATGTCGACCATGGCGCTCAGCCCATAGCCCTTGGCGGTGGACTCTGGCGTCATGTTGAAGGAACCCGGCGCAACCTGTGTAGGAATACCCAAGATCGTCGTATAATTGCCGCCGTTGGAGTAGTTAGAATAGTTGGTGTAGCTCTTGGCCCCGGTCAGGAAACGGCTGTCGAAGGGTATCCCGGCGAACGGGTTGAGAGGAGAAAAGCTTCGGACGTTGGGGTTGTTGGCGAAGAACAATTTCGACGCGCCAGCTTCGGAATTGTCACGGGTCACATCGCCCGTCAGGTTGACTTCCACCGGCGAGTCCGCGGGTGCGTAGCGCAGGGACAGGCGAAGGCCCTTCACATTTTTGCCGCCTTCCGTGCCGATCGTGCAGCTTCCGCCCGATGTAGGGCTGGCGGCAAAGCCTTGCCCCGGATTGACGCAGCCATAATCGAGCCGCTTCACATAGCCGTCCGAACTTCTGGAGACGCCCGAAATGCGGGCGAACAATGAGTCCGTCAACGGGATATTGGCGCTGGCGCGCAGGCCGATCCGGTTGAAGCGGCCAAAGGTGGCTTCGACAAAGCCACCGGCTGTTTCATCGGGCTTTCTGGTGAAAAGCTTGATCGATCCGCCCAGAGAGTTTTTGCCCGAGAGCGTCCCCTGCGGACCCCGCAGAATTTCGACGCGCTCCAAATCGGTCAGGTCGAAGACGGCGCCGAATGTCGTGCCGAAATATACGTCATCGATGTAGATGCCGACGCCCGGTTCCAAGGCGAAGCTGGAGTCGCTCTGGCCCACGCCGCGGATGAAGGCGACCAGCGAATTGCCATAATAGGACGGCGCTTCGCTGACGCTGACGCTGGGGGCATAGCCGCCGATATTGGACAGGCTCGTCTGGTCTCGATTGTTGAGCATGTCCGCCGACAGGGCCGTGATTGCCAGTGGCGTATCCTGAAGACGCTGTTGCCGGAATTGCGCCGTGACGATGATGTCGCGATTGCCGCCATCTGCATCGGCCTGACCGGCATCTTGTGCGGCCGCTGGCGTTTCGTTGCCCGCGCTTGATTGCGCCCATGCCGTGGTCGAAAGCATCGCTGCGGTCAGCGCCGTCAAGGCACAGCCGGATTTTACGGCAACGTTCATTAAAGTCCTCCCCCTCTGTTCGAACGATATGCCAATCGCCCAATTATTCTGCTCCAACCCCGTCGCCATGATGCAGTCGGCTCGACCGATATGGCGGTCGGCACACTTCTGCGGTCATGGACGGCGCTGGTTGAATTGCCCAACTCAGCGCTTGTTGAAGCCGTCCGCCTATCCTATCCAGGTCTGGCGGCGGAAGCGTTGAGCGAAATAGAGCGGCAGGTTGTCTGAAATGGAACTGGGAGGGCGATATGATGTTCCCGCCCTGCTCGATCTGAGCGGTGTCGAGGAAGATCGTCGGGCGCATGTCTGGTCCAGCCGCACGCCGTCCATATTCCCTGGCCTTTCCATCAGCGACCTTGGGCAGATTCAGTCGGCAGGGCAAATTCATCGGCTGGCGATGGGGGAAGGCGCCCTCTGGACCATGCGCTACCCCGCTGCTCGCGTACAATACACGCCAGGCCGCTGGAGCGACGACGCCAATTTCACGCTGATGATGCAGATAGAGGGCTGCAACGAAGTCGTGCAGGGGCGCCGCGCGGAGATGAATGCCGGTGACATCTGCTTTATCGACGAGCGTTTGCCATTCAGCATCAATGGCCCCGACAGCGGTCAGATCATCTTCCTGCGCATGCCGCGCGCCAGCGTGCTGAGTCGCAACCCGCATCTGGAGCATCGCACCGTGTGCCCATTGCGTAGCGGAGAAGCCGACACCAGCATGATTGCTGATGCGCTGATGAGCGCATTGCGGTCTGCGGCGCTGTTGGGGGAGGACCGTCGACGCGCGGTTCTAGTCTCCATAATCCATCTGATGGGGGCGGCGGAATTCGCGCAGGACGAAGCGCCGTCAAAGCCGGTCTGGCGGGTGCAGAATGCGCTCCTGTTCATCGACCTCCATCTGGCCGAACCCGCACTATCCGCCGAAGCTGTCGCGCGATCCCAGCATATCAGCCGCCGTCATCTGGACCAGTTATTTCATGATACGTTGGGTGCCTCCATCACAGATCGCATCTGGAAACGACGGATTGAACAGGCCGCCGAAGACCTGCGCGATCCAGCGCGCGCGGGCATGACCATATCCCAAATCGCTTTTGCCAACGGCTTTCAGGATGCGGCGCATTTTACCAATGCCTTCCGACGCAATCGCCATTGCACGCCGACGCAATGGCGCGCCTGCACTCCGTTGCTCGCTGTGGGTCAGCCTGCCAGATCGGTCTGATCCGGCTTGGGCCATCCAGTTTACCCGGCCTTCGCAAGCGCAGCCGCATCAACCCAGCAGCCATGAACCTGCGGACGCAGACGTTGGGGGATGGACACCTTCGCCACTGGCCCTGCGCCGATATTCCCTGCGTCGATGATCCAGCATTGGTGC
This window of the Sphingobium sp. CR2-8 genome carries:
- a CDS encoding TonB-dependent receptor gives rise to the protein MNVAVKSGCALTALTAAMLSTTAWAQSSAGNETPAAAQDAGQADADGGNRDIIVTAQFRQQRLQDTPLAITALSADMLNNRDQTSLSNIGGYAPSVSVSEAPSYYGNSLVAFIRGVGQSDSSFALEPGVGIYIDDVYFGTTFGAVFDLTDLERVEILRGPQGTLSGKNSLGGSIKLFTRKPDETAGGFVEATFGRFNRIGLRASANIPLTDSLFARISGVSRSSDGYVKRLDYGCVNPGQGFAASPTSGGSCTIGTEGGKNVKGLRLSLRYAPADSPVEVNLTGDVTRDNSEAGASKLFFANNPNVRSFSPLNPFAGIPFDSRFLTGAKSYTNYSNYSNGGNYTTILGIPTQVAPGSFNMTPESTAKGYGLSAMVDIELSDALSLKSITAYRDASGTSASDFDGSPLAILNQALRFSHKQFTQELRLSGKVGTVLNYTVGGFYYDAKDRLRSRVEIPDSLFNFLTNDPVTNRNYSVFAHGEVTPFTGFSIIGGLRYTNDKKTYTFSRRNTDGTPISPAFFAPNFLIFGLDGVSGTYKKTHVDYRIGVNYRWNEALMTYAQVSTGFKGGGINPRPFVPDQVRNFGPETVTAYEAGFKADLGGRTARLNGAVFLNDYKDMQLTLFACPPSVSPACAAPANAGNAQVKGAEIELTLRPVDGLTIDGTAGYLDFKYKSVNPLSGVSLNMKEPFLSDWQASAGIQYEADLGSGTLTPRLDWTYQSSFFYKAVNTPLNRVEARSLFQVRLTYETADRDWSLSTGVTNLFNKFYYTGLDESVVAYGLVTGYVGRPREWYATLTRRF
- a CDS encoding helix-turn-helix domain-containing protein — encoded protein: MELGGRYDVPALLDLSGVEEDRRAHVWSSRTPSIFPGLSISDLGQIQSAGQIHRLAMGEGALWTMRYPAARVQYTPGRWSDDANFTLMMQIEGCNEVVQGRRAEMNAGDICFIDERLPFSINGPDSGQIIFLRMPRASVLSRNPHLEHRTVCPLRSGEADTSMIADALMSALRSAALLGEDRRRAVLVSIIHLMGAAEFAQDEAPSKPVWRVQNALLFIDLHLAEPALSAEAVARSQHISRRHLDQLFHDTLGASITDRIWKRRIEQAAEDLRDPARAGMTISQIAFANGFQDAAHFTNAFRRNRHCTPTQWRACTPLLAVGQPARSV